In the Clostridium gelidum genome, GAAATGTTAATAATAATGATTTTGAAACATTAACAGAGTTAATTAGTGAGTTGGGGTATCCATCAACTGTAAGCACAGTATCAAATAGACTCTCTAAAATTAATTCAAATAAGTGTTACAAAACACTTGTATCTGAAATAGATGGAAAAATTGTTGGTTTTATTGGATTATGTAAATCACATGCATATGAGTATGATGGATCGTATGTAAAAATTATTGCTTTGGTGGTTAATAAAGATTATAGAGGTAAAGGGATAGGTACAAAATTAGTTGAGTCAGCAGAAAACTGGGCATTAGATGAAGAAGCAATTGCAATTACTTTAAATAGCGGAATAAATCGCAAAGAAGCCCATGAATTCTATAAAAGTAATGGTTATGATATTAAAGGGTATAGTTTTTCAAAAACATTCTGCAAAAAAAACTTTGCAGAAAAATAGATGTAAATAAATGCATATAAAGGTGTAACTTTTTAATCACTTCTTCGAATAAGTAATGAGGAGTGATTATAATGGAGATAAAACTAAATAATGTAACTAAAGAATATAAAGGTATTAAAGCCTTGGACAATATCGATTTAACTATTAAAACACCAGCAATGATTGGGTTTTTAGGACCCAACGGTGCTGGTAAAAGCACTTTAATGAAAATTTTAGTTGGACAACTTATGCCATCATATGGAGATGTAACTGTAGATGGCAAGAATCTTAGTCAAAACTTAAATTACTTAAAAACAAGGCTAGGATATTTACCTCAAGATTTCGGATTATATGATGAACTTACTGTAGAACAATTTTTAGATTATATATCATGTTTAAAGGGCATTTCTGAAAATAGAAAGAAAGTTATACTTAATTGTATTAAGAACACAAATCTTTTAGAAAAAAGAAAAGCTAAGATTAAAACCCTTTCAGGAGGACAAAAACAAAGAGTAGGAATCGCCCAAGCTCTTCTTAATGATCCAGAATTAATAATAGTTGATGAACCTACTGTAGGACTTGATCCTGAAGAGAGAATAAAATATAGAAATTTATTTTCTCAAGGTGCAAGCAATAAAATTGTTATATTATCAACCCACATTGTAGAAGATATTGAATCCATATGCAATCAACTTATTGTATTAAATAAAGGAAAATTCTTATTTAATGGGCTACCAAGTGAATTAATAAAAAAAGCTGCAAACCATGTTGGTATTGTTGAAATTAGTAATGAACAAAAAGAAGAATTCTTAAAAAGAGAAAAACAAGAAAGTTTTAAAGTAACATCAACTATTGTAAAACCAACTGGTATTCATTACAAAATAGTTGCAAACGTGCTTCCAGATTTTTGCGAGAAAGTTACTCCAACTCTTGAAGATGCATATGTATATTGCATGCTTAAGGAGGAACAGCTCAGTGATTAATAATTTTAGATTGTTAAAAAATGAAATAAAATCTCTTTCAAAATTTAAAATCCTTTGGGCTGTAATTTTAGTTACAAATATATTTATGATAGTTGGTATAGATTCTATAAATTTATCAAATGACAGTAGCCTTTATAATATAAAAGTGACTTCCCTAACCTGTGCTCTTGGATCATCTAAATATGGTGCACTATCAGGAATATTAGCATTTTCAACCTTTACTATTTTAATATTAAGCAGAGATAATAGAAAAAGAGTTAATTCAATTATCCATTCATCTATTGATGAGCAGAAACTATTATTTGTGCGTATATTTTCTATAATTTTTTATGTGGTGATTACCATAATACTTGGAATGATATTTACTATGGCATTTGCAGCTATTATCTATAACGTGCCTATTTATTTTTTTGACTATTTATATTGCTATACAGTTATATCATTTCCAGCATTACTTTTTTCAGTTTTTATAAGTGTTGGCTTATATTTAATTAGTGAAAGTATAGATATAAGCATTTTATTTATGATTGTATTGTTTTTCATTAGTTTTTTATCACCAAACTATTTACTTAATTGGGCTCAAACTGGAGTTACAATATTCTCCGATTTTGCAGGCGTTAGACCGGTTTCGAAATTAATACTATACAATAGACTTTTATGGTTTATTATTTCAATTTCAGTTTTATTAATAGGACTTTTGTTTAGAAGAAGGTATGAATCTAACTTATTTAAATCTTTCATTTTTAATATAAAAAGTAAAGTACTACTACTACTCCTAATCTTAAGCTTAAGTACTTCACTTTTCATTTATACAAACGAACCCTATTCCATGAATTTTAATCCAAACGCTGTTAATTCCATTATAAATACAGATGTAACACTAAAAAAAGTAAGTCCCCATGTTACATTTTTCACAGATAAAGAAACCTTGGCTGCTGATGTTTCTTATGAATTTGAAAACAACTCTTCTACGTCTATTGCATTTAGCATTAATGAAGGACTTAAAATCAAAAATATAAGTGTAAATGATGAATTATGTACCTATGAAAAAATAGGACAAACAAACAATGTTCAAATTCCAATTCCTAAAACTAAAGATGTTAAAGTTAATATATCTTATGAAGGCAAAATTAAATATTATAAAGGTGGCGCAATTGCAGGTTATATATGCAAGGACAGTATTTACTTATTAGAAGTATCTAACTGGATATTTAGACCTTTAACTGCAAATGAGAAAACTATAGATATTGAAGGTTCTTACAGTGCTCCCTCTAACTTATCTGTTGTAACTCCTGGAAAAACTACTGAGGTAAAAAGTGAAAATGGAAATAAAATTTGGAACTTTCAGTTTAAATCAAAAGACATTAACATTGGAGTTTTTGCAGCAGAATATAAAGAATCTAAATTTAACATTAACGGTACAGAAATAGAATTTTATTATTCTCCAAAACATGAAGATTATATAAACAATGATTTTTTAGGTAATAACATGAATATTGAAAATTATATAAAAAATATGTTTGTATATTATTCTGATAATATAGGAAGTTATTATTCTAAGGAATATCCTTTAAAAATTGTTGAAAGTTCCATATATAAACCAGGAGGCCATTCATCAGGTAATGTAATTACCTTTGCAGAATATATGGTAAATCGTGAGATGTCAAATAATCTAAATGCTTATATTATAGTACATGATTTGGATATTATTGCCCATGAAATGTCTCATCAATGGTGGGGTACTGGTGTGAGTTTAACTACAAATGGAAGCTTTTCAGATGAAGGTCTAGCAGAATATTCTAGTTATAAGTATATACAAAAAGAATTTGGAAATAGTCTGGACAAACAATTAGCAGATTTAAAAGTACAAGATTGGCAACAAAGTGTTGTTTCTTTAAGTAAAAGTTACTATTCTCAAAGTACTAAAAACTTAGAAAAATTAAATAAAAACTATAGAGAAGATTTTGAACTTAAAAACCTTAAAATGCAGCGTTATGATATGATGCCTCTACAACTTAAAAAAACAGAAGAAATTCAAGGTAGCGAAATGTTTTCAAAGAATCTATCAAATGTATATAAAAACAACATTCTAAAAGACTTAAGTTATGAAGAATTTTTAAATGAAATGGGAATTTCAAAGGAGGCATTTTCTTATGATTAATCTAGTTTTACTAAAATATGAAATCCGTAGACTTATATTAACAAAAAAATTTTTTTATATGATACTTATACTGTGCGTTTGGACAGTAGATGTATTAATGAGATTAGTTATAAATGGATTTTATTACACAGCTCCTTT is a window encoding:
- a CDS encoding GNAT family N-acetyltransferase, producing the protein MMIEKVFVRNVNNNDFETLTELISELGYPSTVSTVSNRLSKINSNKCYKTLVSEIDGKIVGFIGLCKSHAYEYDGSYVKIIALVVNKDYRGKGIGTKLVESAENWALDEEAIAITLNSGINRKEAHEFYKSNGYDIKGYSFSKTFCKKNFAEK
- a CDS encoding ABC transporter ATP-binding protein is translated as MEIKLNNVTKEYKGIKALDNIDLTIKTPAMIGFLGPNGAGKSTLMKILVGQLMPSYGDVTVDGKNLSQNLNYLKTRLGYLPQDFGLYDELTVEQFLDYISCLKGISENRKKVILNCIKNTNLLEKRKAKIKTLSGGQKQRVGIAQALLNDPELIIVDEPTVGLDPEERIKYRNLFSQGASNKIVILSTHIVEDIESICNQLIVLNKGKFLFNGLPSELIKKAANHVGIVEISNEQKEEFLKREKQESFKVTSTIVKPTGIHYKIVANVLPDFCEKVTPTLEDAYVYCMLKEEQLSD
- a CDS encoding M1 family aminopeptidase — encoded protein: MINNFRLLKNEIKSLSKFKILWAVILVTNIFMIVGIDSINLSNDSSLYNIKVTSLTCALGSSKYGALSGILAFSTFTILILSRDNRKRVNSIIHSSIDEQKLLFVRIFSIIFYVVITIILGMIFTMAFAAIIYNVPIYFFDYLYCYTVISFPALLFSVFISVGLYLISESIDISILFMIVLFFISFLSPNYLLNWAQTGVTIFSDFAGVRPVSKLILYNRLLWFIISISVLLIGLLFRRRYESNLFKSFIFNIKSKVLLLLLILSLSTSLFIYTNEPYSMNFNPNAVNSIINTDVTLKKVSPHVTFFTDKETLAADVSYEFENNSSTSIAFSINEGLKIKNISVNDELCTYEKIGQTNNVQIPIPKTKDVKVNISYEGKIKYYKGGAIAGYICKDSIYLLEVSNWIFRPLTANEKTIDIEGSYSAPSNLSVVTPGKTTEVKSENGNKIWNFQFKSKDINIGVFAAEYKESKFNINGTEIEFYYSPKHEDYINNDFLGNNMNIENYIKNMFVYYSDNIGSYYSKEYPLKIVESSIYKPGGHSSGNVITFAEYMVNREMSNNLNAYIIVHDLDIIAHEMSHQWWGTGVSLTTNGSFSDEGLAEYSSYKYIQKEFGNSLDKQLADLKVQDWQQSVVSLSKSYYSQSTKNLEKLNKNYREDFELKNLKMQRYDMMPLQLKKTEEIQGSEMFSKNLSNVYKNNILKDLSYEEFLNEMGISKEAFSYD